The sequence TACAATTTTTAGAACAACTCACAAAGGAATCATAAAATATGGCACTTAGCATCGGAATCGTAGGTCTCCCCAATGTCGGCAAATCCACCACTTTCAACGCCCTCACCAAAGCGCAGAATGCGGAAGCGGCCAACTACCCCTTTTGCACTATTGAGCCCAACAAAGCGATCGTGCCCGTGCCTGACTCGCGCCTTGAGGCACTCGCTAAAATCGTCAATCCTCAAAAAATCCAATACTCTGTCGTGGAGTTTGTCGATATCGCTGGATTGGTCAAGGGTGCAAGCAAGGGGGAGGGGCTGGGGAATCAGTTCCTCGCCAATATCAAAGAGACGGAGGCGATTTTGCATATCGTTCGCTGCTTTGAAGATGGCAACATCACCCATGTAGAGGGAAGTGTTGATCCTCTGCGCGATATTGAGATCATCGAAACAGAGCTTTTGCTAGCGGATATGCAGACCCTAGAGAAACGCATCGAGCGCCTAGAGCGCACTGCCAAAACCGACAAAGACGCCAAAGACGCCCTAGAAATCGCCCAAGCGCTCATGGCACACATCGAATCAGGAAATGCCGTCCGAATCTTCCCCCAAAAAGAGCACGAAAGCTTCAAAGAGCTCAACAAAGAGCTTCGATTCCTCACCAATAAAGAGATCATCTATGGTGCCAATGTAGACGAGGAGGGGCTTGGCGAGGACAATGCCTTTGTCTTGATCGTCAAAGATTACGCCCAAAAAAATGGCTGCGAAGTGATCAAGCTCTGCGCCAAGATCGAAGAGGAGATGGTGAGCCTAGAGCCAAACGAGAAGCAGGAGTTTTTAGAATCACTCGGAGCTAGCGAATCGGGACTGGATCAGATCATCAAAAAGGGCTTTGAAAAGCTTGGACTCATCAGCTACTTCACCGCTGGAGTCAAAGAGGTGCGCGCATGGACGATTCGCAAAGGCTCCACCGCCCCCCAAGCCGCCGCAGTGATTCACAAAGACTTTGAGCGAGGATTCATCCGTGCTGAAACCATCGCCTATGAAGATTTCATCAAACATGGCGGAGAGCAAAAAGCCAAAGAAGCAGGGGCGCTCCGCGTCGAAGGGAAAGAGTACATCGTCCAAGATGGCGATGTGATGCACTTCCGCTTCAATGTCTAAACCCTTTTACAAGATTCATATCGAGATCACCGATTTTTGTGGGCTCTCCTGCCACTTCTGCTCTCCTAGGAAGAATCATCGAGGGGTGATGAGCCTAGAGCTCTTTGAGCGCTCCCTCCTGAAGTGCGCTCCCCACACCGATCTCATCGCCCTCCATCTGCTGGGCGATCCTCTCACGCTCCCCTCACTCCCAAGCTACCTAGACGCATTAGAGCGCCACTCTCTGCGCGCTGAGGTGACGACTTCGGGCTTTTTTCTAGGCGAGAGAGAGCGATCCGCCCTCGCCCACCCCGCCATCAAACAGGTGAATCTCTCGCTCACGAGCTACTTCTCCAACGCCAAGCGCCTTGGGCTAGCGGAGTATTGGAGCAATATCTTAGCGCTTCTAAAAGAGCGAGAGAATCGAGGCTCTCCAGAATACCTCAACCTCCGCCTTTGGAATCTCCATAGCGAACCGCGCCAAGAGGAGCTCTTCCAAAGAATCGAATCGCACTTTGGATGCAAGCTCGACCTCTCCAAGAAGCGCCAGCGGCTCGCCCCCAAGCTCATCCTCGATCTAGATGAGCTTTTTGAATGGCCCAACCCCCAAGCTCCCGCTCAAACCCAAGGCTACTGTCTCGCACTCCAGACCCATCTGGGTATTCTCTCTGATGGAACGATTGTCCCCTGTTGCTTAGATGCCCTAGGCGAGCTAGCCCTTGGAAAGATCCAAGAAGGCTCGCTTGATGAGGCACTCCACTCTCCTAGGGCCACAAAAATCAAAGAGGGGTTTCTCGCGGGAAGGCGAATCGAGCCCTTTTGTCAGCGCTGTGGCTATGTGAAACGATTCGACAAGGAAAATGGGCTATAATCATCCCAAACCTCCAAAACCAAGGAGCCCCCTTGACCATCTGGAAAGCTCTCCTCTTTATCCTCTTCTCGCTCTTTATCTATGTCGCATGGATCATGCTCGGCGGCAACAACTACGAAGCCTTGGCGCTAGCGCTCGTGGTCTTTTTGGTGTTGCTCATCAATCCCCTCAACATCAAAAAAATGACTCTCGGCGAGGCAGTGGATAAGCGCTACCAATACAACAAAGAGCGAATCGTCGAAATCGAAAAAGAGAAGCTCAAGCACCGCACAGAGCAGAGCAAGAAGCGGGCGCTAGAGGAGATGAAGAAGAAGTGAGTGCGCCCTAGCGCCTTTGATGATGCTTGGTGTGGATTGGTCACACTCCGATGTCTTCATTCCATAATTCGGGATTCTTTTGGATAAAAGCCTCCATCAGCTCGCGACATTTTGGGTCATTGATCACTTTGACTTCAACACCTCTTGATTTGACATACGCTTCTGGACCACGAAAGGTTTGATTTTCGCCAATCACTAACTTGGGAATACCATAAAGCAAAATGGCGCCGCTGCACATATCGCAAGGCGATAGCGTCGAGTAGAGCGTGGC comes from Wolinella succinogenes DSM 1740 and encodes:
- the ychF gene encoding redox-regulated ATPase YchF gives rise to the protein MALSIGIVGLPNVGKSTTFNALTKAQNAEAANYPFCTIEPNKAIVPVPDSRLEALAKIVNPQKIQYSVVEFVDIAGLVKGASKGEGLGNQFLANIKETEAILHIVRCFEDGNITHVEGSVDPLRDIEIIETELLLADMQTLEKRIERLERTAKTDKDAKDALEIAQALMAHIESGNAVRIFPQKEHESFKELNKELRFLTNKEIIYGANVDEEGLGEDNAFVLIVKDYAQKNGCEVIKLCAKIEEEMVSLEPNEKQEFLESLGASESGLDQIIKKGFEKLGLISYFTAGVKEVRAWTIRKGSTAPQAAAVIHKDFERGFIRAETIAYEDFIKHGGEQKAKEAGALRVEGKEYIVQDGDVMHFRFNV
- a CDS encoding nucleoside deaminase, yielding MDKFLEAALEEAQKGLDEGGIPIGSVLVIDGKIVGRGHNQRVQKGSSILHAEMDCLENAGRLSASDYRKATLYSTLSPCDMCSGAILLYGIPKLVIGENQTFRGPEAYVKSRGVEVKVINDPKCRELMEAFIQKNPELWNEDIGV
- a CDS encoding radical SAM/SPASM domain-containing protein, coding for MSKPFYKIHIEITDFCGLSCHFCSPRKNHRGVMSLELFERSLLKCAPHTDLIALHLLGDPLTLPSLPSYLDALERHSLRAEVTTSGFFLGERERSALAHPAIKQVNLSLTSYFSNAKRLGLAEYWSNILALLKERENRGSPEYLNLRLWNLHSEPRQEELFQRIESHFGCKLDLSKKRQRLAPKLILDLDELFEWPNPQAPAQTQGYCLALQTHLGILSDGTIVPCCLDALGELALGKIQEGSLDEALHSPRATKIKEGFLAGRRIEPFCQRCGYVKRFDKENGL